A stretch of Triticum aestivum cultivar Chinese Spring chromosome 1D, IWGSC CS RefSeq v2.1, whole genome shotgun sequence DNA encodes these proteins:
- the LOC123182761 gene encoding uncharacterized protein isoform X2, producing MASSSSFLRSPASFQPATGACGHVRWAQPLAPPKPHRSPLPPAATPGVPRRLLLPAAAGIWDFLSGGAAGAAAAPLAVRRGMQLFQQGDVAGSVAEFDRAIELDPRQKAYLWQRGLSLYYLDRFEDAAEQFRLDVAANPNDTEESIWCFLSEAQLYGVDGARNRFLEVGLDRRPVMREAYALFKDGGDPEKLASNFSSSSGGELFYASLYAGLYYESQKDADLAKSHIVAACKTPYGSRSGDYMASLAVVHCQCRNWTLEG from the exons ATGGCATCCTCTTCTTCTTTCCTCCGTTCTCCggcctccttccagccggccaccggagcctGCGGCCACGTCCGCTGGGCCCAGCCGTTGGCACCCCCCAAACCGCACCGCTCGCCACTCCCGCCGGCGGCCACGCCCGGGGTGCCGCGCAGGCTCCTCCTGCCGGCGGCCGCTGGCATCTGGGACTTCCTCTCCGGCGGTGCGGCCGGTGCAGCGGCCGCGCCCCTTGCCGTCCGGCGAGGTATGCAGCTCTTCCAGCAG GGAGATGTGGCTGGGTCAGTGGCGGAGTTCGATCGCGCGATCGAGCTGGATCCGCGGCAGAAAGCAT ATCTCTGGCAGAGGGGGCTGTCGCTGTATTACCTCGACAG GTTCGAGGACGCCGCGGAGCAGTTCAGGCTGGACGTTGCTGCCAACCCCAACGACACCGAAGAGTCGATATGGTGTTTCCTCTCTGAAGCTCAGCTGTATGGGGTGGACGGGGCAAGGAACCGCTTCTTGGAG GTTGGTTTAGATCGAAGACCCGTGATGCGCGAAGCTTACGCCTTGTTCAAAGATGGTGGGGACCCTGAAAAG TTAGCTTCAAATTTTTCTAGTAGCTCTGGTGGCGAACTCTTCTATGCATCATTATACGCTGGACTTTACTATGAATCTCAG AAGGACGCAGACCTGGCAAAATCTCATATTGTTGCTGCATGCAAGACACCTTATGGATCAAG GTCTGGTGATTACATGGCTTCCCTTGCAGTGGTTCATTGTCAGTGCCGCAACTGGACCCTCGAGGGATAG
- the LOC123182761 gene encoding uncharacterized protein isoform X1 produces MASSSSFLRSPASFQPATGACGHVRWAQPLAPPKPHRSPLPPAATPGVPRRLLLPAAAGIWDFLSGGAAGAAAAPLAVRRGMQLFQQGDVAGSVAEFDRAIELDPRQKACTSLAEGAVAVLPRQVHNPMSNQAPDICNCNYPTHRWVSVFFHFRTLAYYIYRFEDAAEQFRLDVAANPNDTEESIWCFLSEAQLYGVDGARNRFLEVGLDRRPVMREAYALFKDGGDPEKLASNFSSSSGGELFYASLYAGLYYESQKDADLAKSHIVAACKTPYGSRSGDYMASLAVVHCQCRNWTLEG; encoded by the exons ATGGCATCCTCTTCTTCTTTCCTCCGTTCTCCggcctccttccagccggccaccggagcctGCGGCCACGTCCGCTGGGCCCAGCCGTTGGCACCCCCCAAACCGCACCGCTCGCCACTCCCGCCGGCGGCCACGCCCGGGGTGCCGCGCAGGCTCCTCCTGCCGGCGGCCGCTGGCATCTGGGACTTCCTCTCCGGCGGTGCGGCCGGTGCAGCGGCCGCGCCCCTTGCCGTCCGGCGAGGTATGCAGCTCTTCCAGCAG GGAGATGTGGCTGGGTCAGTGGCGGAGTTCGATCGCGCGATCGAGCTGGATCCGCGGCAGAAAGCATGTAC ATCTCTGGCAGAGGGGGCTGTCGCTGTATTACCTCGACAGGTGCATAATCCAATGAGTAATCAGGCACCTGACATCTGCAACTGCAACTATCCTACCCACCGTTGGGTTTCAGTTTTCTTTCATTTTCGGACATTGGCATATTACATATACAGGTTCGAGGACGCCGCGGAGCAGTTCAGGCTGGACGTTGCTGCCAACCCCAACGACACCGAAGAGTCGATATGGTGTTTCCTCTCTGAAGCTCAGCTGTATGGGGTGGACGGGGCAAGGAACCGCTTCTTGGAG GTTGGTTTAGATCGAAGACCCGTGATGCGCGAAGCTTACGCCTTGTTCAAAGATGGTGGGGACCCTGAAAAG TTAGCTTCAAATTTTTCTAGTAGCTCTGGTGGCGAACTCTTCTATGCATCATTATACGCTGGACTTTACTATGAATCTCAG AAGGACGCAGACCTGGCAAAATCTCATATTGTTGCTGCATGCAAGACACCTTATGGATCAAG GTCTGGTGATTACATGGCTTCCCTTGCAGTGGTTCATTGTCAGTGCCGCAACTGGACCCTCGAGGGATAG